A segment of the Nitrospina gracilis 3/211 genome:
GGAAAATGCGTTCCACCTTGTACGCCGGAAGTTCCCCTTCCGCAATGCCGAGCACCACCCATCCTCCGGCCCAGCTGTACCAGAGGAGCGACCGCCAGGGCCGGAAGTAATAAACCGCCATCGAACCGGCAAGCACGAGGCAGGTGTAGAGCACGAGGCCCGGCAGGTTCCCCGCTTCCTGGTGCAGAAGAAACGGCGTGCTCAAGCCACCCGTCACCGCCACCAGCGCCAGCGCGAATTCGTACTGCCTGACGGCGAGGGTGAATGCGAACAGGGTGATGCCGACCATGACGGAAAACGCATACAGGTGCGGGATCAACGCATAGAGTTGAAACGCGGCGAACACCGTCATGTAAAACGTTGCCAGTCCGCCGCCCTGCAAAACAGGGCTCAGGATTTCCCGGCTTTCCCGCAGAGTAATACCGAGCCCCAAAAGAACGCCGCCCAGAATGCCGCCCATCAGGATGCGCACCGGCGGCGTCATCCAGTTCTGGTCGATGGAATATTTGAACAGGAATGCCAGGCCCATCAGGAGCAGGGCGATGCCGATTTTATTGAGCCAGAACTCACCCTGCGAGACCTCGTCTTTGGGCGGGGTGGGGGGAACCGACGGTGCCGGGCGGGAGGGGGAGGGCGAAGAGGAGGCATCCCCGTCGATATCTTCCGGGCGGAACCACGGATCGTCCAGTTGCGCTTCCAGCTTCTGCACGCGCCGGTTGAGGTCCGCGATCCGCTGATCCAGTTTCTGGATCACCTCCAACAGCTTCTTTTTATTGTCTTCGCCCATGCAATACGCCTGTTGGTTGTCCTGACTCCAAGTTAAGGGAACCCCTTCGGATTGTCAATTTGGGCGCGGCGGGGTGCAGGGTGGCGCTGGAAGGTTGCACGCAAAGAATTATTTCTCTATAATTTTCAATTAGTTATGAATTATTGAGGATGGGGCATGAAGCACAAGGGGCGGCTTTGGGTGATGGGGGCGGTGCTGATGGGGCTTTCCGCCTGCACGGTCATCGAAGGCACTTACCAGGTGGTGAAGGGGACGGTCAAGGGCGTTTATTACATCGGCAAGAACGCGGTGAAGGTGGTGTACTACACCGGCAAGGCGACGTACAAGATCGGCGAGTTCACCTTCGACGTCGTCACCGCACCGCTTGACTGGCCGCTGATGAACGACGAGATCGACACCATCGACGGGCTGCCGGTAAAGGAAGCCATCCGCCTCGGCCGCGTCAAAAACGCGCCGTACACGGTCAAGGGCAAGAAGTATTATCCCATGAGCGTCGAGCAGGCGAAGACGTACACCGAGGTCGGCATCGCTTCCTGGTACGGGCAGGAGACGTACGACCAGGACGACGGCCACATGACCGCCAACGGCGAGGCGTTCAATCCGGACGGACTCTCCGCCGCTCACAAGTTCCTACCGCTTCCCACCAACGTGCGCGTGACCAATCTCGAAAACGGACGGTCTATCATCGTGCGCGTCAACGACCGCGGTCCGTTTCCAAGTGCGCACAATCCCCGATCGGGTTCGCGCATCATCGATCTCAGCCACGGCGCGGCCAAGCGGCTGGGATTCGACGGCAAGGGTACCGTCCGCGTGAAGGTGGAAACGGTCGATCTGTGACGGTCTCGCGGAAATTCATCCTTCCACCAATTCCCCACGCCGTTCGGCCTTTCGTTTTTCGCACCATTGTTCCAGGGTAATGGTGGGGGCGCCGAGCAACCGGTTGGCCTCGATGGGGTTGCCATTTTCCCCGGCCTGGCCCAAAAACTCCATCAACTCCGCGACGAAGCGGATCCTCCGGTCGAACAGCAGATAGCCCATGACCTTCATCGCCCAGATGGGGATGCGGGCTATTTCCGCCTTGCCGTGCATGGCGGTGCAGTAGCGCAGGAGCGCTTCCTCCATGGTCATCGCCTCCGGGCCAAAAATGTCAAACTGCCGCCCAATCGCTTCCTCCAGCTGGTACGCGTTGAATATCATGCGGGCGTAATCCTCCGCCGCCACCCAGTGATAGTGGTGCGGCTGATCACCGATGAGGCACGGGGTGTGATCGCGAAAGTACAACGGCAGGGATTCCATGAAGTGGGTGGCGCGAAAGATGGTGTGCGGGATGGAGCATTCCGCTATAGCGTTTTCCACACGACGCTTGATCGCCGCGTAGGGGATGTGCGGGTAGTTATCCAGGTCCACCGCGTAGGAGATGGTGGACAGCCGCTTCACTCCGGCTTTTTCGGCGGATTTCAGTATGTTCAGCGTGCCGCCGTACTCGATGGCTTCCAACTGGCGGTCCGTGTTGCCGCCCTGGAGATTGATGTGGACCCCGTCACACCCTTGCAGAGCGCGGTCGACCGTTGCCGGGTCTTCCACGTCGCCCTGGCGCAGGTCGAACCCGTCCCCCAGCACCTCGCGTGCTCGTTCCAGATTGCGGGTGAAGACGCGGACGGCGCATCCTTCTTTCAGGAATTTATGTGCAACCGGGCGGCCGAGCGTTCCCGTTCCGCCGACGATGAGGAGGTTGGAAACCATGCCCCAAGTATAAGTCAACCGGGGACGGGCACAAGCCCAATCGTTATTTCCGGGAGAAGTCGATGACCAGCCGCTCGACAACGCGGCCGTTCTGCAGGTGCTCGGTGAAGATTTCTTCCATGTCTTCCACCGTTTGGGGAGAGTACCAGACGTCGTCCGGGTAGACTACCATGGAGGGGCCGTACTGGCAGGCGTCGAGGCACCCGGCCTTGTTGATGCGGATCTTGCCTTTCAGGCCGCTGTCGTGGACGCGTTTCTTGATGTGGTCGAGCAGGTCCATGGCACCGCGTGACTGGCAACAGCCGCGCGGGTCGTCTTCCTTGCGCTGGTTGTTGCAGATGAATACGTGGCGGGTGAATCGGCCCATGGATTATTCCGGGGAAAAGGGGATCAACTGTCCGGCTTGGTGGTGGAGTGGGTTTCCGAGTGTTCCTTGAACTTGCCGAAGTTGATGTAATTGGTGTCGCAACTGTCGGGGAAAACGGTGACGATGACGCCCTTCTTGATCTGAGCGGCAAGTTTGAGCGCTCCCACCATGGCCCCCGCCGAAGAATGCCCGACCAGAATGCCTTCCTCTTTTTCCAGCGTTTCGACCATGTCGTAGGCTTCTTCCGTGGCGACGCTGATCTTGCTGTCGAGTTCTTCTTCCTTGTAGATGCCGGGTACGATGGACGAGGCCATGTGCTTGAGGCCCTCGATGCCGTGCAGTTCCTCCGCCGGCTCGATGGGGTGGCACTTGATCTCCGGGTTCAGTTCGCGCAGGCGGCGTGTGTTGCCCATGATGGTGCCGCCGGTCCCGATGCCCGCGCAGAAGTGCGTGATGCGGCCGTCGGTCTGTTTCCAGATTTCGTTGGCCGTGTGCAGGTAATGCGCGCGCCAGTTGGAATCGTTGTTGTACTGGTCCGGCATGAAGTAGGCGTCGGGGTCGCGCTCGAGAATCTCCCGCGCCAGGAGAATCGCGCCGTCGGAGCCTTCGAATGGACTGGAGGTGACGATTTCCGCGCCGTAGAAGTCGGCCATCAACCCCTTGCGTTCCTTGCTGACGTTGGCGGGCATGACGAGTTTCACGCGGTATCCCTTGATCTTGCCGATGAGGGCGTAGGCGATGCCGGTGTTGCCGGAGGTGGAGTCGAGGATGATCTTGCCCTTGGTCAGCTTGCCGGAAGCCTCGCCGTCCTCAATCATCTGCAGGGCGGGCCGGGATTTCACGGAGCCGCCTGCGTTCCGCCATTCGGCCTTGGCGTAGATTTCCACGTCCGGAAAGTCCCGCGTCAGGTTCTGAATGGGGATCAGCGGGGTGTTGCCGATCTTCTTCAAGACCGACTCGTCCATGATCACCGGACAGGAAGGAGCCAGCACTTCCTCGGATAGCTTGAGCTTAGACATAACAATTAAATTGTATATCAAAACCCGGCTGGACCTGGAACCCGGTCCGGGTTTTTTGTAAAAACGGGGTTGTTAATTCACCGGGTGATCAAAACTCTTCGGAATCCAAGAATTCCGATCAGGCGGGGCGTTCAGCCGCTGCAGGGCGGTGGACAACCCGCTTCCCCCTTCGGGCCGCATTTCCCGGCTTCCAACACGTCTTCCGCGGGACACCCAGCCCGGTTGCCGGCGACCGATGTCCCTTACCTGTTTGATGCTCTTCTCAACCGGAAAGTTGCCAGCCATTTTAGCCTGGCATGAATCTTCGAACGAATCAGTTGCCCCCGGCGATGGCAGGGATGATGGACACCTCGTCACCGTCCTTCACCTGGGTGTTTTCCCCGTCCAGGAACCGGATGTCTTCTTCGTTCAGGTAAATATTGATGAAGCGGCGCGGCGTTCCGTTCTCCTCGCAGATGCGCTCCTTGATCCCGTTGAACTGGGATTCGAGGTCGCTGAGCAACTCTGCGATGGTGCCCCCGTTGGCTGCAACTTCGCTCTGGTTGTTGGTGAGCTTCATGAGGGGGTGGGAATCCTTACTTTTACCGCCATGGTTCGTTTCTCCTTGTTATACCGTTATACCGTTTGAATAGACTTCTTCGAAGCTGTGAATGTTGGGTTCGATGACCGCCGGTTCCGCGAACTTGTTGTCCAGCGCCTCCAGGGTTTTGAGGCCGTTGCCGGTGACGCAGACCACGGTCAGCTCGTCAGGCTTGATGCGTCCCTGCTCGACCAGCTTTTTGGTCACCGCCACGGTGACGCCGCCCGCGGTTTCCGTGAACACGCCTTCGGTCTCCCCCAGCAGTTTCATGCCCTCGATGACTTCCTCGTCGGTCACGTCCTCGCCCCAGCCACCGCTGTCACGCACGGTCTTGATGCCGTAAAAACCGTCGGCCGGGTTGCCGATGGCGATGGACTTGGCGATGGTGTCGGGCTTCACCGGTTTGTGCGTGTCCCAGCCGTTCTTGATGGCTGTCGATACCGGCGAGCATCCCGTCGCCTGTGCGGCAAACACCTTGGTGTTGACCTTGTCGATGAGGCCCAGGTCCTTGAACTCGTGGAAGGCTTTCCAGATTTTGGTGATCAGCGAGCTGCCCGCCACCGGCACCACCACGTTGTCCGGGGTGCGCCAGCCGAGCTGCTCGGCGATCTCGTAGCCGTACGACTTCGAACCGTCGCCGTAGTAGGCGCGGATGTTGATGTTGACGAACGCCCACTGGTGTGACCCGGCGATCTCACTGCACAGGCGGTTGACGTCGTCATAACTGCCGCGCACCGAGATGAGCTGGGTGCCGTAAACCTGCGTACAGAGAACCTTGCCCTGCTCGAGGCCCACCGGAATGAAAATACAGCTTTTCAAGCCTGCTTCCGCCGCATGCGCGGAGACCGAGTTGGCGAGGTTGCCGGTGGAGGCGCAGGACACGGTGTCGAAGCCGAATTCCTTCGCCTTGGTCACCGCCACGGAGACCACCCGGTCTTTAAAGGAAAAGGTCGGGTGGTTTACCGAGTCGTTCTTCACATATACTTTTTTGAGGCCCAGCGCCTTGGCCAGGTTCTTGGCCTCGATCAACGGGGTGAACCCGGTGTAGCGGCCGACCTGCGGCTCGCCGTCGATCGGCAACAGCGGCTGGTACCGCCACATGGAGGGCGGCCCGTCCTGAATCGATTTCCGGCTGATGACCTTGCTGATGCCTTCGTAATCGTAATCCACCTCCAGCGGGCCGAAACAGTATTCGCACACGTGGACCGGCAGTTTTTCGTAATTCTTACCGCATTCTTTACAACGTAAACCTTTGACGTATCCCATAGAAAACTTTTGACTAGAAGTATTGATAAAAACTGAAATAGCGTTCGCCCGTATCGGGGAGAATGACCACCACGTTCTGGTCCGGTCCCAGGTTTTCCGCCACCTGGTAAGCCGCGCACAGCGCCGCGCCGGAGGAGATGCCCGTCAGCAGGCCTTCTTCCTTCGCCAGTCGCTGAACATAACGGAACGCATCGTCGTCCGAGATGGGGCGGATGTCGTCCACGATGTCAAGGTTGAGCACCTTCGGCTTGAACCCCGCGCCGATGCCCTGGATCTTGTGCGGACCCGCCGCCCGGCCGGACAACACCGCGCTGGTAGCCGGCTCGACGCCGATGACCTTCGTATCACTGTAATGCGCTTTCAACGCTTCGCCCGCGCCGGTGATGGTGCCGCCGGTGCCGATGCCCGCGATGAACGCGTCCACTTTATCCCCTTCCATGGCGGAGATGATCTCCGGTCCGGTGGTCTGCCGGTGGATCTCCGGGTTGGCCGGGTTGTTGAACTGTTGCGGCATGAAGTAATCCGGATGCTCCGCCACCAGTTCTTCCGCGCGCTCGATGGTGCCCTGCATGCCGAACTCGGCCCGGCTGAGCTCCAGCGTTGCGCCGAAGCTTTCCAGCAACAGCCGCCGCTCGGTGCTCATGTTCTCGGACATGACCAGCATGACGTTGTAGCCCTTGAACGCGCCGACCAGCGACAGGCCGATACCCGTGTTGCCGCTGGTGGGTTCGACGATCGTCGCGCCGGGCTGAATGAGCCCTTTCTTTTCCGCGTCTTCGATCATCGCCAGCGCAATGCGGTCTTTCACACTGCCGCCGGGATTGTTCGACTCCACCTTGGCCCATATGGCCGCGCCGTTGGCGGGCACCACGCGGTTGAGCTTAACGAGGGGCGTGCCGCCTATCAAATCCAGCGTATTTTCTGACCTGATCTTGAATTTTTCCAGCATGCTGGGGAATGGTCACCTAAAAATAAGCAAAAGGGAAATTATAGGCTATCCGGCCGCGAAGTCAACACCTCGAAAGCGTCCTTAAACCGTCTCCTTACAATAACTTTAGGGGTTATGAAACCTGCACGATTATAACACGCCGCCCGTTCCCTTCCACCCAGTATCCATAAAATTGTGAGAATATTGTGCGGAGCGGGTGATGACCCCCCGCAAGCTGTGCTAAAATTCTTCGAAAGGGCGTCGATGCCCCACTTCCACCTCATTGATTTATAAGAAGCTATGAGCGCACAAAGCCTTTTGACCGAAATCAAGAAACACCTGCCCCTCCGGGCCTACGGCAACGGACCCGTCTTGGAGCTGATGCGGGCGATGGGCCTGCACGCCACGAAGAAGACGCCGCTCTCCCTCTCCGGCGTGTACCGCGACAGCGAGTCGGGCGAGATCGTCTGCGAGGTGTCGGTGGAGGGGAGCGAAAAATTCAGCGCCGCGCTCGCCAACCTGAAGCTTGACATCACCCACCCCCTCTACCGCCAGGTGAAGAACTACCGCGACGAAGTCGCCAACGCCCTCGCCGAAGAAGATTCCTCTAACGTCAACAGCCAGTCCTTCTCCATGCGCAATTTATATGGGAAAAAATAGCCAGCGAGGCGCCGGCCGCGCCAGGCGCGGTGCGAACGGGGCTGATGCCCGGTGGGCGAACGATGATCGAAATCGAATTTGAACCTCCCGGCCAAAGCACCTGCGACTGTTGCGGCGGCACCACCACCCGCCTCACCCGCTTCGTGTACCGTGATGGCAACGCCTTCGCGGTGTATTACGCGTTGTTCACAGACGGGCACGAGCGCAAGGTCGCGTATGCGCTGATCGGTCTCGGCGAGTGGGGAGTGGGGTCGTCTCCGGAAAAACGCACGGCGTTTTCCGTGAAGATCTGGCAGAACGATGCGGGCTGGGCGGTGACGGTGACCGACCGGTCGGAGTCGCCCTGGAAAAACGAAACCTTTCTCGGCACCATCCTCGACCGCGAACCCGCCCTGCAGCATCCTTTCATCAAGGACGTCTACCACCTCACCGACCACATGGTGGTCGAAGACCAGCCCCTCATCGAGTTTTTCAAATAGCCGGACCGCTTCCATCAGGNNNNNNNNNNNNNNNNNNNNNNNNNNNNNNNNNNNNNNNNNNNNNNNNNNNNNNNNNNNNNNNNNNNNNNNNNNNNNNNNNNNNNNNNNNNNNNNNNNNNGAATTCCATTGCGTCAGCGAAAGATATCATTGTTCATCTGTGGTGAAACCGTATTGGCGGGACTGTGCTAAAATTCGGGACGGTCGCGTGACGCACCATTTCACGCCGGGACTCATCGTGGGAGGGGGCTGTGACTCTGCACCCGCGCCGACTCCATTCCATCGCCGCCCTCGGCCTCGCCCTGTTGTGGATGGGCCCGGCCGCGCCCTCCCTTCGCGCGCAAACCGGAAACGACCCCACCTTTGAAGAAGACACGGCGGGGGAGGTCCACCCCCTGCAACAGGAAGCCCGCGCGCTGTACCACCGCGTGGTCAAAATCTACAAACAGAAAAAGCAGATCGAGTCGCCCGACGCCCAGTGGTGGTACGAGCTGGCCAAGGCCTGCGGCCTGCTCGCCTACCGCGACCCCACCTCCCTCACCCAGGCCCTCGCGAAGTTTGAACAATTGTTAAAACAAAAACCCGACGTCGAGGAAGCGAAGGATGGGTTGAGGTTGGCGGAATTGACATTGAAGTTTAAAAATTAACGCATAAGTATTTTTGATTTGAATGTTGTAATAAATTATTTAAAAATATCGAAATACCAAATAAAAAATACTAGTATTCAATTTTTCGGGGGTACAAAAATATGGCAGAGGCGACTTTTAGATCCCCACAGATTAAGTTTGGAAAACCGAGTCTTCGAACAACCTTTCAGCTTGTAGCTGAAATTCCATTAAATGGTAGAAACCCAAATTCTGTTTTTTTAAGTGCTATTAAGATTGCAATTGACTGGTTACAAAGCAAGCTATCCCAGTCAATTGATGGAACTGCTAAAAATGGAGATAGTTTTAAAATTGAGGTACCTGGTCAGCAAGTGGAATGCCTTTCAGTTCCAGAATTAAACCTCTGGGCACTTAGGTTTGATCACCCTGATGCTCCCTTTAAAGACAAACCTGCTGTGCCTGGAAGAACATGGCATACAGACATTTCACTGATTAAAAAGAAGGAATCCATTGGACTGGGGATTAAAGTTACGTGTGCATCACTGGAGTACTCAAAAGAAAATATAAGCTTTACCCGTCCTAAAATTGTAAGGGATATTGCTAGGGAATTGGGTCTTAGAGAAGCAAATAAAATAACTGAAAGTCCCTGGAAACTAAAAGACGAGTCTGATCTTTTGAGTTTCAAAAGTTTTTTAGAAAATAAAAAGAGAAGTCTGCCAGTAATTGTTCTTTCTCAACCTGACCGAACCCAGCCTAATGTTACAAAAGTTAGAGAATTTGTTCTTGACGCAGATTATCTGGCTAGACAAGCCTTAGGTTTGGCGCATGTTGTGTTAATGCCTTGGGAGATTGGTTATAAATGGACTGGAATTGTTGGAAAACCTTGGTCCGTTTATTTGGGAGCAGTAAAAACCTATTTCCCAAATTTAGATTTTAATGAAGATCCCCCTTATTTCCACCCGAGAAGAAAGTTAGAAGAAATATTATTCTGGCGTCACAATGGAGATATTGCGGAAAAGGCGTTTACAGAATTCTTGATTGAAAAAAACTTTCATTTTGCTGCGACTAAGCGGATAGATTGGAATGGTTGTCTTTTTTACTGGATTTAAAACGAAAAAAAGCTGAATTAGATAAGTTAAAGACTACTGAGGATGAGGACTGGAAGCAAACCTACGATGAACAGCTTGAGGCTTTAAATGAAAAGATTTCCGAATTAGAAAATGAGAAAAATGAATATGTTGATTTGGTTACTGAAGCTGAACAAGAGAGAGACCTTTACTTTCAGCAGTATAAGACATCACTTTGGAGGGTAAATCAACTGGAGGAAGCCATAAGGGCAGGTAAGTTTGAGGATACTGGAGAAGAGGATTACCCTGGAAGTTATGAAGACTTACCAGATTGGGTGGATAAAAATTTGAGTGGGCGGATATTTCTGCATACCCGCGCATTAAAGGGTTTAAAAAAAGCAAAGTTTGAAGACTTAGATTTGGTATGTAAGGCCTTGCAAATTTTAGGAATTGAGTATCGATCAATGCGACAGGGAATCCAAGGGGGTAAGGAAAAGTTTGATGAAAAACTTAAAGAGTTACACTTAGAAATTAGTGGGTCTATTGATCTAAGTCGTGCGGGCCAAGAGGGTGAACAATATTTTGTGCGTTATCCAACAGCAAACTCTCCGAGGCAATTTTTAGATAGCCATTTGCGCAATGGTTCAAAAAAGGACGACAGGTATTGCCTTAGAATTTATTTTTTTGGGATTTAGAAACACAACAGGTTGTCATAGGTTGGTTGCCTAGTCACTTGGATAACCGGATGACATAATCCTCTTAAATCTTGCTAAAACGAAAGTTTGCGCCTAGCTCTTCTCGGAGTTGATGAACTTTTTGAGGAAGGGGAACATGGCGCCGCGTTTTTCGATCATCTCCTCGCGCGACTTCTTCACGACGTGCTCGTCAATCAAGGCCACGCCGCGTTCGGCGGCGAACTTCTCGATGCCCTGCACCACCATGCCGCGAGCAAAAGAGGGGATGCGCTCCAGCCTCTGCTTCGCCTCCGGCGTCCATTTCTGACGGTACTCCACTTCCAAGCCCAGCGTGTCTTCGACTTTCAGCTCGATGGCCTTGCCGCCGTGCTGGCCCGGTTCGTAATCGCAGGACGGGTCTTCCGCCATGTAGTTGCCGGTCTCGGCGAACGCCCGCGCCCGGCAGCCGGAACACATCGCCGAGAACTCGCACGAACCGCATTTGCCGTCGAGGCCTTTGCGTTCACGGAGCTGGTTCATCAGCGGTGCGTTGTACCACAGGTTCTGGAAGGTGTCGGATTTCAGGTTGCCCACGGATTCGGCGATGAAGGGGCAGGGGGTGAGGTCGCCTTCCGGGCTGATGCGGCTGTAATGCGTGCCCGCCGGGCACCCGCCCGCATAGGTGCGCTGATAGACGGAGTCGGGATCGTTCTCGTACACGACGCGTTTGTACTGCGGCGCGCACTTGGAGTTGATCATCAGGCGGCCTTTGTACTTCATCTGTTCTTGGTACAGGATCTTGAGCGCTTCCTCGTAGGCGGCATTGCTGATGTCGGTGTTGCCCTGGCCGCGTCCGGTGCACACGAGGAAGTAGAGGTTGAAGGCCACCGCGCCGATCTTCTCGGCGTAGGCGATGACGTCCGGGATCTCTTTGTAGTTCATGTCGGAGACCGACATCTGGATGAGGAAATCGACGCCGACGTCGTTCAAAATGTCGAACGCCTCCATCGACTTCTCCCACGCTTTCGACACGCCGCGGAACTGGTCGTGCTTGCCAGGGTCCATGGAATCGATGCTGATGCCGACGCCGTGCGCGCCCGCGTCCTTGATCTTCTGCGCGTTCTCGCGGTTGATGATGGTGCCGTTGGTGCCGAGCACGACCATGAACTTGCGGTCGGCGGCGTAGCGGGTGATGTCGTAGATGTCCGGACGCAACAAGGGCTCGCCGCCGGTCAGGATCAGGAACGCGTTGGGGTTGACCTCGGCGATCTGGTCGATCACGTTGTAGCATTCCTGCGTGGTCAATTCGTCCACGCGGAAGCCGCCGCGGAAATCGGCGTCCAGGTAACAGTGCTCGCAATTGAGGTTGCACCGTTTGGTGATGTTCCAGGATATAGAGTAAGCCCGGTAGGGGCTGTTGTTGGGCGTCGGTGAAAAATCGATCTGAGAGGATTCCATGATATAGTCGCAAAACGTGTGGTAAATGGCTCAAAAACCGGGCGGTTGCGGCGGGTTCGCCGATTACGGCCCGGGAGCAAACTGAAATGTTAACACATTATTCCTGAAATGGAAGGGATACGCAAACCCCATGCGCGATTTCCGCCAAATTCTTTTAATACTGACCGTTACCGCGCTTCCCCTGTTCGGGCTGGCCTGTGGAAAAGGCGCCCCGGCGGGCGGGGTGGGGCCGGGCGTCGGGGTGGTGCAGGGCGACCTCGTGGGCATGCAGACGCGCTGGGTGGCGAGCGCCTACTTCGACCGGGCAATGGACACCACCGGCTCGCGCTTCCGCGTGGTGTCGATGACACGGCTGGTCGAACGCTTCGGCGACGCGGCCACCGATGCGGTTCTGCTCGACTGTTTCGACGACTACCAGGGCCTGCTTCCAGTAGCGGACATCCGCGAGCACGACCTGCAATTGGCGCTGGAGCTGGATATCGATCCGCAATTCAAACGGCCCGGCTGGTTGCAACCGATGCTGGTGATCGTGCCCAACGGGCAGGACGCGCCGAAGCAGGAACGGTTCATGACGGCCAACATCCGCGCGCTCCGGTTTGTGAAGCTGGCCGATTACTACGCGCCGATCGCCAACAAACTGCCGCAGGATGAAAAAGTGCAGGCGGGGTTTTCGTTTTTCACAGACAACTGCCTGTTCTGTCATGCGCTGGAAGGGGTGGGCGGCAACAAGGGCGCGCGCCTGTTGAGCGCGTTCGACTATCGGAAAAAGTCCGACCGCACAAAATTTGAAGCCGCGTTCAAAGCATTCCATTCTCCGGACAATCCGGACAAACAGAACATGGAGCAGTTCGTGAGCGGAGGCGAACTGGAAAACGTGGCGGCGTTCCTCGCCGCGTTGCAGTGAAGGGGTCCGTGTCGGGAGACGGCTTGCGCCGTGAGACGGCCATGCCGTTGTTTTGCCTTTTCAACGTGCTTGTACTAGAATGAGCGCACAGTTTGGGCCGCACCCTGGCCGCATATAATAATGAGACTCAACCCTGACCAACGCGTCTTGTTGGTATTTTGTTCACCGGAGTTTATATTGTGAGCTTTCCCGTCACCATTGTCATTCTGCTTTTTACCTCTGTCGTCGAGGTGTTTTCGCTGTCCTGGCTCGCCGGGGTGATCAGCACCATCAACACCATCTCGTGGGTCATGTTCACGCTGCTTCTGGGCGTGGTGATCGGCCGCGGTTACGGCGAGGAGTGGTGGGACAAAATGCAGTGGAACCTGAAGTCGCGCGAGATGCCTGCCGAGGAAGTGATCAACGGCGCGGTGATGCGTTTCGGCAGTTACCTTCTTTTGATGCCCGGCGCGGTGACGGATTTCTTCGGCCTGCTCATCATCATTCCGCAGACCCGCTTCATCGCCCGCGCCGTGGCGGCCGGCCTGTTCAAGCGCAAGCTGGCGAAAGGTGAGAAGTGGTTTTTCTTCAAGGAAGCCGAAGCCGGGTAAGGCCGGTTTCGATCGCCCAGCATGTTCGCCCCTCCCCGCAACCTTCGCGATGAACTCCTGGACCTCGACCAGGCCCCGTTCGAGGAAGTCAAAGACAGCTTGAACGACGTGCGCCGCGTGAACCGGTACCTCAGCGGCTACAAGGTGCTCTTGCACCACATGCGCCCGTTCCTCGAATCGCAACCGGAAGGCAAGCCGCTGACCGTGCTCGACGTGGCGACGGGATCGGCGGACCAGCCCATCGAACTGGTGCGGCTGGCCAGGCGCATGAAACGTCCCATCCGCGTGGTGGGGCTGGACATCAACGCGAAGATGTTGCATTACGCGCAGGAGGAGACGCGGCGGTATCCGGAAATCCGTTTTGTGCAGGGCGACGCGAAGCACATGCCGTTCCCCGACGGCGCGTTCGACGTGGTCATCAACAACCTCGCGTTGCATCATTTCTCGGAAGAGAATGCGGTGACCCTGCTCGAGCAGTTCACGCGGTTGTCGAAGCGGGGGGTGGTGGTCAACGACC
Coding sequences within it:
- a CDS encoding radical SAM/SPASM domain-containing protein, with product MESSQIDFSPTPNNSPYRAYSISWNITKRCNLNCEHCYLDADFRGGFRVDELTTQECYNVIDQIAEVNPNAFLILTGGEPLLRPDIYDITRYAADRKFMVVLGTNGTIINRENAQKIKDAGAHGVGISIDSMDPGKHDQFRGVSKAWEKSMEAFDILNDVGVDFLIQMSVSDMNYKEIPDVIAYAEKIGAVAFNLYFLVCTGRGQGNTDISNAAYEEALKILYQEQMKYKGRLMINSKCAPQYKRVVYENDPDSVYQRTYAGGCPAGTHYSRISPEGDLTPCPFIAESVGNLKSDTFQNLWYNAPLMNQLRERKGLDGKCGSCEFSAMCSGCRARAFAETGNYMAEDPSCDYEPGQHGGKAIELKVEDTLGLEVEYRQKWTPEAKQRLERIPSFARGMVVQGIEKFAAERGVALIDEHVVKKSREEMIEKRGAMFPFLKKFINSEKS
- a CDS encoding c-type cytochrome, whose product is MRDFRQILLILTVTALPLFGLACGKGAPAGGVGPGVGVVQGDLVGMQTRWVASAYFDRAMDTTGSRFRVVSMTRLVERFGDAATDAVLLDCFDDYQGLLPVADIREHDLQLALELDIDPQFKRPGWLQPMLVIVPNGQDAPKQERFMTANIRALRFVKLADYYAPIANKLPQDEKVQAGFSFFTDNCLFCHALEGVGGNKGARLLSAFDYRKKSDRTKFEAAFKAFHSPDNPDKQNMEQFVSGGELENVAAFLAALQ
- a CDS encoding FxsA family protein is translated as MSFPVTIVILLFTSVVEVFSLSWLAGVISTINTISWVMFTLLLGVVIGRGYGEEWWDKMQWNLKSREMPAEEVINGAVMRFGSYLLLMPGAVTDFFGLLIIIPQTRFIARAVAAGLFKRKLAKGEKWFFFKEAEAG
- a CDS encoding methyltransferase domain-containing protein — translated: MFAPPRNLRDELLDLDQAPFEEVKDSLNDVRRVNRYLSGYKVLLHHMRPFLESQPEGKPLTVLDVATGSADQPIELVRLARRMKRPIRVVGLDINAKMLHYAQEETRRYPEIRFVQGDAKHMPFPDGAFDVVINNLALHHFSEENAVTLLEQFTRLSKRGVVVNDLHRSRVAWASIYILTRLLTNNRLTRYDAPVSVMNAFTPGEIADLARKAGWRDFQVHRHFPYRIALVETKRPEPA